One window of Mustela lutreola isolate mMusLut2 chromosome 13, mMusLut2.pri, whole genome shotgun sequence genomic DNA carries:
- the ARGLU1 gene encoding arginine and glutamate-rich protein 1 isoform X2, translating into MGRSRSRSSSRSKHTKSSKHNKKRSRSRSRSRDKERVRKRSKSRESKRNRRRESRSRSRSTNTAVSRRERDRERASSPPDRIDIFGRTVSKRSSLDEKQKREEEEKKAEFERQRKIRQQEIEEKLIEEETARRVEELVAKRVEEELEKRKDEIEREVLRRVEEAKRIMEKQLLEELERQRQAELAAQKARERKLARMAAEEHTLQDTGQDSKYSTFNAD; encoded by the exons ATGGGCCGGTCTCGGAGCCGGAGCTCGTCCCGCTCCAAACACACCAAGAGCAGCAAACACAACAAGAAGCGGAGCCGCTCGCGGTCGCGGTCCCGGGACAAGGAGCGCGTGCGGAAGCGCTCCAAATCCCGGGAGAGCAAGCGAAACCGGCGGCGGGAGTCGCGGTCCCGCTCGCGCTCCACCAACACGGCCGTGTCCCGGCGCGAGCGGGACCGGGAGCGCGCGTCGTCCCCGCCCGACCGCATTGACATCTTCGGGCGCACGGTGAGCAAGCGCAGCAGCCTGGACGAGAAGCAGaagcgggaggaggaggagaagaaagcgGAGTTCGAGCGGCAGCGAAAAAT TCGGCAgcaggaaatagaagaaaaactcaTCGAGGAAGAAACAGCACGAAGAGTGGAAGAATTAGTGGCAAAAAGGGTAGAGGAAGAattggagaaaaggaaggatgaaATTGAGCGAGAAGTGCTCCGAAGGGTGGAGGAAGCCAAGCGCATCATGGAAAAGCAGTTGCTCGAAGAACTCGAGCGACAGAGACAAGCTGAGCTTGCAGCCCAAAAAGCCAGAGAG AGGAAGCTGGCGCGTATGGCAGCCGAGGAGCACACTCTGCAGGACACTGGACAAGACAGTAAATATTCAACTTTTAATGCTGATTAA